A part of Flavobacteriaceae bacterium GSB9 genomic DNA contains:
- the ftsZ gene encoding cell division protein FtsZ, which translates to MSSKKEFDSIAFDLPKNQSSVIKVIGVGGGGSNAINHMFQQGIKGVDFYICNTDSQALQNSGVPNKIQLGVNLTEGLGAGANPEIGEKAALESFDDISQMLDTNTKMVFITAGMGGGTGTGAAPIIAKMAKELDILTVGIVTMPFQFEGRMRIEQSQKGIEKLRDVVDSLIVINNNKLREVYGNLGFKAGFSKADEVLSTAARGIAEVITHHYTQNIDLRDAKTVLSNSGTAIMGSALASGQNRAQEAIRKALDSPLLNDNKITGAKNVLLLIVSGTQEITIDEIGEINDHIQNEAGHGANIIMGVGEDESLEESIGVTIIATGFNIEQQDEISNTETKKVVHSLGEDQELEPKDKEPVIIAPSIELEKKEEPPVVRHTLDLDSEEEEPKPIKQPFPKNSNVNTSSSNDFNIIPTSDIIKNIDVVYEEVSANMQEEDDFIIKPVTRMEAEADETKDIEVVSDQNEEEQQITLTFDLPISGKEEEKKSNQGHIVSHDFNDEVKEIKVNDYTEIITVNETTEEGSIRYALDDYEEIESSINDKSAKSSKVKEEIDQEVVFEKKVVKQPIKEEAEEEDVDPMNMPISELLKERAAERRRKMKDFNYKFNNAKIDDIEKVPAYKRQGLDLTDTRHSSENDMSRTSIGTDDNDDVKLRSNNSFLHDNVD; encoded by the coding sequence ATGAGCAGCAAAAAAGAATTCGACAGTATCGCATTTGACTTACCTAAAAACCAATCAAGCGTTATTAAGGTTATTGGCGTTGGTGGTGGTGGAAGCAATGCCATTAATCACATGTTCCAACAGGGAATTAAAGGTGTGGATTTTTATATCTGCAATACCGATTCCCAAGCGTTGCAAAATAGCGGTGTTCCAAATAAAATCCAATTAGGCGTTAACCTAACAGAAGGTTTGGGTGCCGGTGCTAATCCAGAAATTGGCGAGAAAGCCGCTCTAGAGAGCTTTGACGATATTTCACAAATGCTCGATACCAACACAAAAATGGTTTTTATAACAGCTGGAATGGGGGGTGGAACAGGTACAGGAGCTGCGCCTATTATAGCAAAAATGGCTAAAGAACTTGATATTCTTACGGTGGGTATTGTAACCATGCCTTTTCAGTTTGAAGGTCGTATGCGTATTGAACAATCTCAAAAGGGCATCGAAAAATTAAGAGATGTTGTGGATTCATTGATCGTAATAAACAATAATAAACTCCGTGAGGTTTATGGTAACCTAGGATTTAAAGCTGGGTTCTCGAAAGCTGACGAAGTGCTATCTACCGCTGCTCGTGGTATAGCTGAAGTTATTACACATCACTATACACAAAATATTGATTTACGCGATGCCAAAACAGTATTAAGTAATAGTGGAACTGCCATTATGGGTTCTGCCTTGGCTTCGGGCCAAAACCGCGCGCAAGAGGCCATCAGAAAAGCGTTAGATTCACCATTGCTTAATGACAATAAAATTACAGGTGCTAAAAATGTACTGTTATTGATAGTTTCTGGCACACAGGAGATTACTATCGATGAAATAGGTGAAATTAACGACCACATCCAAAACGAAGCGGGACATGGCGCCAATATTATTATGGGAGTTGGTGAAGATGAATCTTTAGAAGAATCAATAGGTGTAACCATTATAGCTACGGGATTTAACATTGAACAACAAGACGAAATTTCAAATACCGAAACAAAGAAAGTGGTTCACTCCCTAGGTGAAGACCAAGAGTTGGAGCCCAAGGACAAAGAGCCGGTAATTATTGCGCCTAGCATAGAGCTTGAAAAGAAAGAAGAGCCGCCAGTGGTAAGGCATACATTAGATTTAGATTCTGAGGAAGAGGAGCCTAAGCCCATAAAGCAACCTTTTCCCAAAAATAGTAATGTAAATACGTCATCATCAAACGACTTTAATATAATTCCTACTTCAGATATCATTAAAAACATTGATGTTGTTTATGAAGAGGTAAGTGCCAACATGCAAGAAGAGGACGATTTTATAATCAAGCCAGTAACGAGAATGGAGGCCGAAGCAGATGAAACAAAGGATATCGAAGTAGTTTCAGACCAAAATGAAGAAGAACAGCAAATTACATTAACTTTCGATTTACCTATTTCAGGAAAGGAAGAAGAGAAGAAATCGAATCAAGGTCATATTGTTTCACACGATTTCAATGATGAGGTGAAAGAGATAAAAGTTAACGATTACACAGAAATAATAACCGTTAACGAAACAACCGAAGAGGGCAGTATTCGTTATGCTTTAGATGATTATGAGGAAATTGAGTCGTCCATTAACGACAAATCTGCAAAGTCTTCAAAAGTAAAAGAAGAAATTGATCAAGAAGTCGTTTTTGAAAAGAAGGTAGTAAAGCAACCCATAAAAGAAGAAGCTGAAGAAGAGGACGTAGATCCAATGAACATGCCTATTTCAGAACTGCTAAAAGAACGGGCGGCAGAGCGTAGGCGCAAGATGAAAGATTTCAACTATAAATTCAATAATGCCAAAATTGATGATATAGAAAAAGTGCCTGCCTATAAGCGCCAAGGTTTGGATTTGACAGATACTAGGCATTCCTCTGAAAACGATATGTCGAGAACTAGTATTGGTACAGATGATAACGACGATGTGAAATTGAGGAGCAATAATTCATTTTTGCACGATAACGTAGATTAA
- a CDS encoding GatB/YqeY domain-containing protein, which translates to MSLQQDVMSALKEAMKSKDQTALAALRAVKSAILLAQTENGAKAELTEEQELKILQKQVKQRRDSAAVYLEQGREDLASPELAEADIITQFLPEALTEEEIEKVVLATIEQTGAAGMKDMGKVMGIVSKELAGQADGKTISTIVKAKLSN; encoded by the coding sequence ATGAGTTTACAACAAGATGTTATGTCGGCTTTAAAAGAAGCCATGAAGTCGAAAGACCAAACGGCATTGGCGGCATTGCGCGCAGTTAAATCGGCTATTTTGCTGGCACAGACAGAAAATGGAGCCAAAGCGGAATTGACCGAAGAGCAAGAACTTAAAATCCTTCAAAAGCAAGTAAAACAAAGACGCGATAGTGCGGCTGTTTATTTGGAACAAGGTCGTGAAGATTTAGCGTCTCCAGAACTTGCCGAAGCCGATATAATCACTCAATTTCTACCCGAAGCATTAACTGAAGAGGAAATTGAAAAAGTTGTTCTTGCCACAATTGAGCAAACAGGAGCTGCGGGCATGAAGGATATGGGTAAAGTTATGGGCATTGTGAGTAAAGAACTTGCAGGGCAAGCAGACGGTAAAACCATTTCAACTATTGTAAAGGCAAAGCTTTCAAATTAA
- a CDS encoding universal stress protein: MKTILYATDCTANDTSSLKYAYRFSTIMKADLHVLHVYEFPPISFSSIKPVESVKRRIHKEQMELVDKYCKETLKNEFHQKPITTHVVENNSISDSILRLSKILDADLIIVGMKDNHSSRGYFSGNIANELLDEIEAPLLIVPNRMAYNTVSSIVYATDFEDSDILSLKKLAEIARPFSALIDVIHIYKTDVYKAKSMMAEFKDRVLQQLSYPEITFKIIASTKIKSGLLSILNMERANVLGMLERKHSWNLANAFHKDLVKDIESDISIPLLVFNAHGLKSGNSNVTDHNGVMVH, translated from the coding sequence ATGAAAACTATATTATATGCTACAGACTGTACTGCGAATGATACATCATCACTAAAATATGCTTACCGGTTTAGCACGATTATGAAGGCCGATTTGCATGTTTTACATGTGTATGAATTTCCTCCCATATCATTCTCATCGATAAAGCCTGTAGAATCGGTAAAAAGAAGAATACATAAAGAACAGATGGAACTGGTAGATAAGTACTGCAAAGAGACTTTAAAGAATGAATTTCACCAAAAGCCAATTACGACCCATGTTGTTGAAAACAATTCCATATCAGACAGTATTTTGCGCCTTTCTAAGATACTAGACGCCGATTTAATTATTGTTGGTATGAAAGATAACCATAGTTCAAGAGGTTATTTTTCTGGTAACATAGCCAATGAATTATTGGATGAAATAGAAGCACCATTGTTAATTGTACCAAATAGAATGGCTTATAATACGGTTTCATCTATAGTCTATGCCACAGATTTTGAAGATAGTGATATTTTATCACTAAAAAAACTCGCTGAAATTGCTAGACCTTTTTCGGCACTCATTGATGTTATACATATTTACAAAACAGATGTTTATAAAGCAAAATCAATGATGGCAGAATTTAAAGATAGGGTGTTACAGCAGTTGTCTTACCCCGAAATAACATTTAAAATTATTGCGTCTACGAAAATAAAATCTGGCTTATTGAGTATTTTAAATATGGAAAGAGCCAATGTTTTGGGCATGTTGGAGCGCAAGCACAGTTGGAATCTAGCAAACGCATTCCATAAAGATTTGGTGAAAGATATAGAATCTGACATCTCAATTCCGCTGTTGGTTTTTAATGCGCATGGCCTGAAGTCTGGAAATTCTAATGTTACAGACCATAATGGGGTTATGGTACATTAA
- a CDS encoding zinc-dependent peptidase: MIVLQSVVYSYLGTVILGILICGVIVLLWLYIRRLVTAVLDAFEMVYATFAKRPILVHCYFFKKNLKLAQIKILEEQFAFYNRLDSKHKSHFRHRVATFLKRKNIQGKQGFVITEEARIMISATAIMLTFGFRNYTIEYIKNIFVYPTKYFSQINKEYHKGEYNARLETLVLSWDNFVEGFRIEDDKLNLGIHEFAHAIHYNSIKQEDINSILFVDTFNELREELVTNKRLKNRLETSNFIRQYAWTNDSELLAVIIETFVEAPKEFNRLFPVVYGKLKQMLNFNFPGY, from the coding sequence ATGATAGTCTTACAATCTGTTGTTTATTCTTATTTAGGAACTGTTATCCTTGGTATTTTAATATGTGGGGTAATCGTGTTGTTGTGGTTATATATTAGAAGATTGGTAACCGCTGTTTTGGATGCCTTTGAGATGGTTTATGCGACATTTGCCAAGCGTCCTATTCTGGTTCATTGTTATTTCTTTAAAAAAAATCTTAAACTAGCACAAATTAAAATATTAGAAGAGCAGTTTGCTTTTTACAATAGGCTTGATTCAAAACATAAAAGCCACTTTAGGCACAGAGTGGCCACATTTCTTAAAAGAAAGAACATTCAAGGAAAACAGGGTTTTGTAATTACCGAAGAGGCAAGAATTATGATTTCGGCCACGGCCATTATGTTAACCTTTGGTTTTAGGAACTATACCATAGAATATATAAAAAACATTTTTGTTTACCCTACGAAATACTTTTCTCAAATAAACAAAGAATACCATAAAGGTGAGTATAATGCAAGGCTTGAAACCTTGGTGCTATCGTGGGATAATTTTGTTGAAGGGTTTAGGATAGAAGACGATAAACTAAATTTGGGTATTCATGAATTCGCACATGCTATTCATTACAATAGCATTAAACAGGAAGATATTAATTCCATATTATTTGTAGATACCTTTAACGAGCTTCGGGAAGAACTTGTTACCAACAAACGTTTAAAAAATAGGCTTGAAACTTCAAACTTTATAAGGCAATATGCTTGGACAAACGATTCTGAATTATTGGCTGTCATCATAGAAACATTTGTCGAAGCGCCAAAAGAATTCAACAGGTTGTTTCCTGTGGTTTATGGTAAACTAAAACAAATGCTCAATTTTAATTTTCCAGGTTATTGA
- a CDS encoding CBS domain-containing protein, whose product MIRKAPISLIMTKRVVTLSRKDSLEKAEYLFKHHKIRHIPVVDNKMVVGMLSYTDLLRLSFADVTDEGDMPADVMLYNAFTIGHVMKQNVVTVSSSSSIKEVATILATQEFHALPVVDNNSLVGIVTTTDLIKYLLKQF is encoded by the coding sequence ATGATACGAAAAGCACCCATTTCATTGATAATGACCAAGCGTGTTGTTACATTGAGCAGAAAAGATTCCCTTGAAAAAGCCGAGTACTTATTTAAGCATCATAAAATTAGGCATATACCAGTCGTGGATAATAAAATGGTTGTAGGAATGTTAAGCTATACCGATTTACTACGTTTAAGTTTTGCCGATGTAACAGATGAGGGCGATATGCCTGCCGATGTCATGTTGTATAATGCGTTTACCATTGGCCATGTAATGAAACAAAACGTTGTGACGGTTTCTTCGTCTAGTTCAATAAAGGAGGTGGCTACAATTTTGGCAACCCAAGAATTCCATGCTTTGCCCGTAGTAGATAATAATTCTTTAGTGGGAATAGTGACAACAACAGATCTTATTAAATATCTGTTGAAGCAATTTTGA
- a CDS encoding CBS domain-containing protein translates to MKTFEPVSSIMTKNIIALTKADDLERAEKLFNRYKIKHIPVVYEESIIGMLSFTDLMRISQAEESMADSGSLDSVVYNNFTIEQVMVKDVVTVTSDTSIKEVTHILAHREFHALPVVDNDTLVGIITTRDLLKYFYKRF, encoded by the coding sequence ATGAAAACTTTTGAACCCGTTTCTTCAATTATGACAAAAAATATTATCGCTCTAACAAAGGCAGACGACTTAGAGCGCGCAGAGAAACTGTTTAATCGTTATAAGATTAAGCATATCCCGGTAGTATATGAAGAATCTATTATTGGGATGCTGAGTTTTACTGATTTGATGCGGATTAGTCAAGCTGAAGAATCAATGGCAGACAGTGGATCGCTTGATTCGGTGGTTTATAATAATTTTACTATAGAGCAGGTTATGGTTAAGGATGTTGTTACGGTTACAAGCGACACCAGTATTAAAGAGGTAACCCACATTCTGGCCCATCGTGAGTTTCATGCATTGCCGGTTGTTGATAATGACACTTTAGTGGGGATTATAACAACCCGGGATTTGCTTAAATATTTTTACAAAAGGTTTTAA
- the rpe gene encoding ribulose-phosphate 3-epimerase translates to MNSKLIAPSLLAADFGNLQRDIEMVNNSEADWFHIDVMDGHFVPNISYGMPVIEAIKKHAIKPLDVHLMIQKPERYIEEFAKVGADIITVHYESTVHLHRTLTQIENAGCKAGVVLNLTTPVSVLEDILPKCYMVLLMSINPGFGGQKFEDITYQRITKLRHMANEQGLNTRIEIDGGVSDKNIKQLVDAGADTFVAGSFIFKSNDQAKTIKDLKAKANF, encoded by the coding sequence ATGAATTCTAAACTAATAGCGCCTTCGTTACTTGCAGCAGATTTTGGCAATCTACAACGTGATATCGAAATGGTAAACAACAGTGAGGCAGACTGGTTTCATATAGATGTTATGGATGGGCATTTTGTACCCAATATCTCTTATGGGATGCCTGTAATTGAGGCCATTAAAAAACACGCAATAAAGCCTCTTGACGTTCATTTGATGATTCAAAAACCCGAACGTTACATCGAAGAATTCGCTAAAGTTGGTGCAGATATTATAACCGTGCATTATGAGTCTACCGTACACCTTCACCGCACATTAACACAAATAGAAAATGCTGGCTGTAAAGCTGGTGTTGTATTAAACCTAACAACACCTGTTTCGGTTTTAGAAGATATTTTACCAAAATGCTATATGGTTCTATTAATGTCTATTAACCCTGGTTTTGGCGGGCAAAAATTTGAAGACATAACTTATCAGCGCATAACAAAATTACGCCATATGGCAAACGAACAAGGTTTAAATACCCGTATTGAAATTGATGGTGGCGTTAGTGACAAGAATATCAAACAGCTTGTTGACGCTGGAGCCGACACCTTTGTTGCTGGCAGTTTTATTTTTAAAAGTAACGACCAGGCGAAAACAATAAAAGACTTAAAAGCTAAAGCTAATTTTTAA
- a CDS encoding BLUF domain-containing protein codes for MIKTICYLSDSVKHESLENLKLLYLKASANNKKQNITGILIYKNNTFLQVLEGEVNAVDETFKKIKADKRHRNIFKVISSEVDERIFEDYNFGFTIVDNKQALTDLYQYLEWLKEADSPYANKVILMVENFINSN; via the coding sequence ATGATTAAAACAATTTGCTACTTAAGCGACTCTGTTAAACATGAATCTTTAGAAAATTTAAAATTGTTATACCTAAAAGCTAGCGCAAACAACAAAAAACAAAATATAACAGGAATTCTTATCTACAAAAACAATACCTTTCTTCAAGTATTGGAAGGAGAAGTAAATGCCGTTGATGAAACCTTTAAAAAAATTAAAGCAGATAAAAGACACCGAAATATATTCAAAGTAATTAGCTCTGAAGTGGACGAACGTATTTTTGAAGATTACAACTTTGGATTTACTATTGTTGACAACAAACAAGCACTAACCGATTTATACCAATACTTAGAATGGCTTAAAGAAGCTGACAGCCCCTATGCAAACAAAGTTATTTTAATGGTTGAAAACTTTATCAACAGTAATTAA
- a CDS encoding sigma-70 family RNA polymerase sigma factor, whose product MRQLKITKQVTNRETASLDKYLQEIGKVDLITADEEVELAQRIKAGDQIALEKLTKANLRFVVSVAKQYQNQGLTLPDLINEGNLGLIKAAQRFDETRGFKFISYAVWWIRQSILQALAEQSRIVRLPLNKIGSINKINKTFAFLEQSHERPPSAEEIAKELDMTINDVKESMKNSGRHVSMDAPLVEGEDSNLYDVLNSGESPNPDKELLHESLRTEIERALETLTPREADVIRLYFGLGNQHPMTLEEIGETFDLTRERVRQIKEKAIRRLKHTSRSKILKTYLG is encoded by the coding sequence ATGAGACAACTTAAAATTACGAAGCAGGTAACCAACAGAGAGACCGCTTCGTTAGACAAATACCTGCAAGAAATTGGAAAAGTTGATTTAATTACTGCCGACGAAGAGGTAGAGTTAGCACAACGCATTAAAGCTGGTGATCAAATTGCCCTAGAAAAATTAACCAAAGCCAATTTACGTTTTGTGGTATCGGTAGCCAAACAATACCAAAATCAAGGCTTAACGCTTCCCGACTTAATTAACGAAGGAAATTTAGGACTTATTAAAGCGGCACAACGTTTTGACGAAACCCGTGGTTTTAAATTTATTTCGTATGCCGTTTGGTGGATTCGCCAATCAATCCTTCAAGCATTGGCCGAACAATCACGTATAGTTCGCTTGCCTTTGAACAAGATTGGTTCTATCAATAAAATCAACAAAACCTTTGCTTTTCTGGAGCAAAGCCACGAGCGCCCACCTTCTGCAGAAGAAATCGCCAAAGAATTAGACATGACCATTAACGATGTTAAGGAGTCGATGAAAAATTCTGGACGTCATGTAAGTATGGATGCCCCTTTAGTTGAAGGCGAAGACTCTAACCTTTATGACGTATTAAATAGTGGAGAATCGCCAAACCCTGATAAAGAATTATTGCACGAATCTTTGCGAACAGAAATTGAACGTGCCCTTGAAACTTTAACACCCCGTGAAGCCGACGTTATTCGTCTTTACTTTGGTTTAGGCAACCAACACCCTATGACTCTAGAAGAAATAGGCGAAACATTTGATTTAACACGCGAGCGTGTAAGACAAATTAAAGAGAAAGCGATACGTAGATTAAAACATACGTCTCGAAGTAAAATATTAAAGACTTATTTAGGATAG
- a CDS encoding helix-turn-helix transcriptional regulator: MSLVEIINFLLIAGVIQGFGFNLVTLCVKKRFNITIVFLNLTVLFLSLNNLQRWLIENDYVCNLFLIQQLEVPWYMLIVPMFYAFTINFLKVQNKVNNFIKLTLIVFVLELVIRLCLISYVYHEVPNRDTTLIYNYTLIEDSFNLLYTIFFFTNTYLLIFKRHNLLEGIMPYDDLNWIKWFVRIGSIVIGCWAVALVFVIFTGDETAYLPLRFSTSVLLYWIGYQGFYKYNVVQDRISLRSSIKTNQVLIGVDLESKDIDLSDDFFNEKHQADFEKIKNYIVKQKLYLNPLLSMESTALELGMSKSYFSKLINSYSDYNFSDFINSLRVKQAKKFLSDDEFSEYTIVAIGLECGFNSKSTFYSAFKKFTSKTPSAYRSQH, translated from the coding sequence ATGAGTTTGGTAGAGATTATTAACTTTTTACTTATTGCTGGGGTTATTCAGGGGTTTGGTTTTAACCTGGTAACTTTATGTGTAAAGAAGAGGTTTAATATAACCATTGTTTTTCTTAACCTAACGGTTTTATTTTTATCCTTAAATAATTTACAACGTTGGCTTATTGAAAATGATTATGTCTGCAACTTATTTTTGATTCAACAATTGGAGGTGCCTTGGTATATGTTAATTGTACCTATGTTTTACGCTTTTACCATTAATTTTTTAAAAGTTCAAAACAAGGTTAATAATTTTATTAAGCTAACCTTAATCGTTTTTGTTTTAGAGCTTGTTATTAGGCTTTGCCTCATTTCTTATGTGTATCATGAGGTGCCAAATAGAGACACAACGCTGATTTATAACTATACACTCATCGAAGACTCCTTTAACCTCCTTTATACTATTTTTTTCTTCACAAACACGTATTTATTGATTTTTAAAAGGCACAATTTATTGGAAGGCATTATGCCTTATGACGATTTAAATTGGATAAAATGGTTTGTTCGAATAGGGTCTATAGTCATTGGCTGTTGGGCCGTAGCTTTAGTTTTTGTTATTTTTACGGGCGATGAAACAGCCTATTTGCCGTTGCGCTTTAGTACTTCGGTATTGCTCTATTGGATAGGATATCAAGGTTTTTATAAATACAACGTAGTACAGGACCGAATATCTTTAAGAAGCTCGATTAAAACTAACCAGGTTTTAATAGGTGTTGATTTAGAGTCAAAAGATATTGATTTGAGCGATGACTTCTTTAATGAAAAGCACCAAGCAGATTTCGAGAAAATAAAAAATTATATTGTTAAGCAAAAACTCTATTTAAACCCTCTTTTAAGTATGGAATCCACAGCTTTAGAGCTAGGCATGAGCAAGAGTTATTTTTCTAAGCTAATCAATTCTTATAGCGATTATAATTTTTCAGATTTTATAAATTCACTCAGGGTAAAACAAGCAAAAAAGTTTTTGTCTGATGATGAATTTAGCGAATATACCATTGTAGCCATAGGTTTAGAGTGTGGTTTTAACTCAAAATCTACCTTTTATTCTGCTTTTAAGAAGTTTACTTCAAAAACACCTTCAGCTTACCGTTCACAACACTAA